In Hypanus sabinus isolate sHypSab1 chromosome 10, sHypSab1.hap1, whole genome shotgun sequence, the genomic stretch caattttactttaaatgacaatactgaacctgcctctaccacttcaactggaagctcgttccacacagctatcactctctgagtaaagaaattccccctcgtgttaccgttaaacttttgccccctaactctcaactcatgtcctcttgtttgagtgTACATGAACAAGAAGAGTATCGTTAAGCTCTGCTCTGCCTCAGGATTCCCAGCCCAGTGTGAGCCTAagctggatgctgcttttcatGGTGTACAGTCCAAAGACTGTTAAAAGGCAAAAAAACATGGAGACCTACTGGAGATGCTGAGCAAGTCAGGTACAGTATCTGTGGAGGTAAAATCAGAGTTAAGCAGCGGGATCATGCAATTGCATTGGTTCACACTGGTACATcaacaatatatattttttgtgactgTTTAGTTATTAGCTCATTTTACAACATTTAAAGGATTTGATTTCTTTGACTCGACCCTGGTGGTTCAGCATCTTTTCAACATCCTGGACATGAACTgatcatggacgctgcctgacctgttgagttcctccagcatgttgtgtgtgtgtgtgtgtccctttggatttccagcatctgcagacttttgcaAAATGAAGCCTGAATTCAGTAATGAGTACAATAATGGATGCTGTTATTGCATTGTCAGAAAATGGAGTGATACTTTTTGTCCTTCTCTCCTCTTGCAGTGTCAGAAGTGAATGTTGATGTGGTCAAGACAGAAGTAATTGTGAAAGATGATGATGATATGGGTGGTTTTAGTCCAGAAGGAGCAGGCGAGACCAGAAATGTACAAGATGTAGCAAAACAGAAACAGATGCAGAATGGTTTTGGTGAGGTGATGACAGAGCACGATAACCCAATCTTCTTCAAAAGGAGGAGAATCAACTGCGAGGTAAATATCCACACTATAATTACTTAACCATACAAACATCTTTCAGACTTGTTTAAGAACAATGCCTTGATGTTCTTTAATACAGAGAAATGCAATATTTGTatttaacacaaagtacactgcagatgctgtggtcaaatcaacacgtacaaaaaagctggaggaactcagattgggcagcatccgttgaaaggagcaatcaacgtttcgggccgagacccttcgtcaggactgaacaaggagggggcaggggccctataaagaaggtggggggaggggggaggtcttcttacattccttctttgcctttcctgcctatcccctccctgcttcccctcctccacctcttgatctttcctctgattggtttttcacctgcaccttccccctccccccaccttctttatagggcccctgccccctccttcttaagtcctgatgaagggtctcagcctgaaatgttgactgctcctttcaacggatgctgcccgacctgctgagttcatccaacttttTTGTATGTGTCAATATATTTACCTGATCCAGGTAAGTATTTTAGCACACATAGGAGTTCACTGGAGGCTTGTAGAGTTAAAGTTTGTTGTAGTGATATATCACAATGTGCTGAGTTTTAACTTGGGTTTTAATgcagactgtgctcagttcttctTCATTTTGTGTTGCTACCATTCCCCAGTAAATTGAGACagacaaaattaataatcttttAATTAGGGATTCTCTCGGCAAGGGAGAatgattgaatttctcatacaTGTGGAAGGTGCAACACTTTGATCTAAAAAaaagtgtattatgcctaaagaAGGGAGACCCCAAAGGGTTGAGGGAGGAGTTGCTAGCACAGACTGGGAACACGGGCTATATGGAGGACagctgaggaacagtggaaggcattcaaagagatttttcacattGCTCACCAAAAGCATACGGTATTGCAGTATTACAGTAAAGGTGGGGATGGGGGGTGTGGTTTGGGGGAGCCGgccttggataactaagaaagtaaaggaaggATCAAACTAAGTGTTCTTGCGTACAAAGTTACCAAgaatagtgggaaactggaagattgggaaaactgtaaaaagcaacaaaaaatAAAGGAaggtagattatgaaagtaaactagcgCAAAGCAGATAGCATAAGGCAGAATTCTATGAAGCAGAACAGGATGATGAAAGGGGGGAATTGATATTAGGTATTGTGGAAATGGACGAAGCTTTGAAAGACTGTTGTGTCTCAGTCTTCATAGTGAAGGACACGTCTAACATGCTAAAATGAGATGTGGATGCGATGGGCTATGGGAACCTTAATACAAtcactatcactaaagaggtaatcCTGAGCAAACTAGTGGGCAGACAAGCTCCTGGTTGTCACGGAACGCACTAGGGGTACCGCCAGAAATGGCATAAGTTCTAGTAGATGTGTTTGTTGATAATTTACCAACAATCTCTGGACTCTCGGCatgtcccagcagattggaatcCAGCAAATATGGTGCCATGGTTtgaaaaaaggatgtaggcaaaaggctaGTTAGCTTAACAGCTGTATTCGGAAAaagcttgaagctgtcattaaggaagaaatagcagatCGTCTGGATAGAAGTGGTGCCATTAGGTGGACACTGCGTAGATTCAGGAAGAGCAAGTCCTGGAGCTCTGTGTGGATATAATGAGCACAATGGATAGTGGGGATCaagtggatattgtatacttagatttccagaaggtgttcagtaaagtgccacataaaagacttacccAAAAAGAAAAGGATGCAAGGAGTTCTTGGTAATGTACGAGCATGGATAGAGTATTGGTTAACAAGTAGTAGGCAGAGAGTTAGGATAGTTCTCTGGTTGGTTGTAGTGAGCAGAGTGCCGTTGGTGTCAGTGCTGGGTAacctgttcatgatatacatcaaTAATTTGAAAGAAAAGACCAAGTGTAGCTCATCTAAGTTTGCTGCTTACAGAAAACAGTGTGGAAAAGCAACTTGCACAAAGAGTgtagagagatagagataggtaAGTGGGCAAGGGTTGGGCTGAATGACTACAGTGCTGGTAAATGCGAGCTGATTGACTTTAGAGGAAagtagatcagattattatttaaatggtaaaagattggaGCATGCTGTTTCTTGTGCAGAGAAACCTGGAAgcacatgaatcacaaaaggttggtttacaggtgcaacaggttaaaaagaaggcaaatgtaatgttcatTGGTAGGGGCTTTGAATTTAAAAGCAGCAAAGTTATACTGCAATTATACAGGGTACTGATGAGGCTATACCAATAGTACTATCTGCAGCTCTAGTCTCCTTACTTGGGACAGCGGTGACAtgtggcgcatgtggaagggcatccaggacatcaccaattacaggacaacatcacctgactgtgtctCCCTCctagatgcgctgaataacttctacgctcgttttgaggtggaaaattaCGTGGCGGCatggaagtccacccctcctacaaatgaccaggtgctgtgtctcaccatggccgatgtgagaagaaccctgtgcagggtcaacccacggaaggctgttggaccagacaacatccctggtagagtgctcaaaggacgtgcagaccagctagcagatgtcttcactgacatcttcaacatctccctgagcagcgccaccattccaacgtgcttcaaggccgccaccatcgtccccgtgctgaagaagtcttcagcgtCCTGCCTAAATaactaccatcccgttgcacttacattcaTCATCaggaagtgtttcgagaggctcatcatgaggcagaTCAGGactctgctgcccccctcactggaccccctgcagtttgcgtaccttcccaaccactcaacagacaacgccattgccatcatgctccacctggccctaacccacttggacaaaaaagacacatatgttcggatgctgttcatagacttcagttcagcatttaacacaatcatctctcattaactgattggaaagctgagcttactgggcctgaacacctccctctgcaactggatactagatttcctgactgggagacctcagtcagtctggatcggaggcagcagctccaacaccatcacactgagcacggggggtccccagggctgtgtgctcagtccactgctgttcactctgctgacccatgtcTGTGCTGCAacgcacagctcaaaccacatcatcaagttcgctgatgacacgaccgtggtgggtctcatcagcaagaatgacgagtcagcttacagagaggaagtgcagcggctaacggactggcccagaaccaacaacctgtctctgaatgtgaacaaaacaaaaaagatggttgttgacttaagGAGGGCATGctgcgaccactccccgctgaacattgatggctcctcggtagagagtgtaaaaagcaccaaatttcttggtgttcacctggtggagaatctcacctggtccctcaacaccagctccataacaaagaaagcccagcagtgtctctactttctgcgaaggctgaggaaagtccatctcccaccccccatcctcatcgcattctacaggggttgtaagtatcctgagcagctgcatcattgcctggtttggaaattgcaccatcttggatcgcaaggccctgcagcggatagtgaggtcagctgagaagatcattggggtctctcttcccaccattgcggacatttacactacacactgcatccgcaaagcaaacagcattatgaaggaccccatgcacccctcatacaaactcttctccctcctgccatctgggaaaaggcaccatagcatttgggctctcacgaccagagtatgtaacagtttctacccccaagccatcagactcctcaatacccagagcctggactgacaccaacttactgccctattgtcttgtttattatttattgtaatgcttgcactgttttgtgcactttatgcaatcctgggtaggtctgtagtctagtgtaatttttttctgtgttgttttttacgtagttcagtctagtttttgtactgtttcatgtcacaccatggtcctgaaaaacgccgtctcgtttttactgtggactgtaccagcagttatggtcgaaatgacaattaaaaagtGACTTGTCTTGATATACCAGCTtttgaggtggtgcagaggaattCATGAAGTTGGTTCCTGAGATGTGGGAGGAGAGATTAAGTCATCCGGAACTATACcaagtggaattcagaagaatggggggggatcTTGTACAAACATAAAATATAAATGGGATTGACTAAGacagaagcaggaaagttgttgtAAGACTAGAACTCGTGGGTGTGGCCTCATGTTTTAGAGgagtagatgaggaggaattgcttttcccagagaggagTGAATacatggaattctctgcctagggAAGCCTCATTAAAAATGTTGAACATACAGTTACTTAGAgggattaagggttatggggaaaaggcaggtaggtggaggtaagatctgccatgatcttattgaatgatgccaggtcACCGACTCCtgttcttatttcttatgtttttatgccTGGGTAAATGCACCCCATGGACTGGACAAGACAGCTTTGATTTTCACTGGTGCTGCTGTGCAATAGGGTTCATACTTTCTGAAGGAGGCCAATTGATCCGTCAGGTTTGTGTTCATTCTCAAAGGATTTCCAGTTCCCCACTTTGCACATGCCCAGTCATTCCCTTACCTTTAAGCAACCACCTCACCTTTAAGGCAGGGAAAGAAACGAGAGCACCATGCAGAAACTCAGGTGGTCACACATGAAAGTGTGCAAACCGCTGTACTAGGACTACCAAGttactctttcccctctcacgcTAAATCTGTGCCCTGTTGTTTTAGATACCCTTACccttcaccttatctatgcctttcataattttaaatattctgTTACTTTCCAAGTAAAGACCTAGCCTGGCTAGCCTCTCCTTACAATTCCCTCACTGatgacttgtacaactgcaacctGAAGTTCCAGTTTCCTGTACTTAAGTGTCCTGACTAGTAAAGGCTAAATGCCTTTTTGCACTGTCTAGTTGTGACATGGCTTTCAATAAACTATGCATTTGTACTGTTTGGTCCCTCTGTCactctatcactcactgtatatgTTGTGCATTGGTTGGATTATCCAAGTACGTAACCTCATGCTTAATTGAATTGAGTTGCATTTGGCTCACCTCATCGTACTCCCCTAACTGATAAAGATCCCCTTGTATTCCATTTTAACCTTTCTCACTTAAAACAACACCTTATTTTGTGTCATCCACAGGCTTTCTGATCAAGCCTTGTTCATTTGCACCCAGATCctttctaaataaaaaaaaacaagaatgaaCCTCAAGcccttgtggcacaccactactcactggcctCCAAACTGAGAGACTGTTCTCAGCCTTTGTTGGAGGAAAGTAAAGGGAGAAGGTTTGCCTCAGTCTATAGAGTCCactgtcagagaaatatatacaggaaaatgctggaaatggaaACAGGAGCAGAGTTAATAGTTAGCTCACCATCCACCAGAAtcgcttttcattccagaaaatGCAAAATTTTGGGATGGAGAGCTTCCTCATTTTGAGTTGTAATTGGATTATCCAATGGGGTAGAAATTGATAAGCTCTGTGGCCGCAGAATGGGTGCAAACCTCTGCGACAGCCTATCAGAACTGTGTTTTTggtttcatttaaatacagcagCAAAGTAAGTAATGATAAACCAGAgaaatctatagatgctggaaatccaagcaacacacacaaaatgctggaggaactcagcaggctggacaGCATcgtacagctgatgttttgggcaaagacccttcggcaggataaGGTTTTCTCTCTTTATTGCACAGAGTATGGCATTTGTTCTTTAGCGGGTTGTTAAAATTTACTTGCAGTTTCTCATTTTTCAATGCTCAATGAAGCTTTTTCACTCTGTTTTTCCAGGACATGTTGGCAAGTTTCAGAGGCACAAACTCTGTGGTGTCTTCGCAGAGATTTCTGGAAGGCGTAAGCAAGGCCAAGGACGCCAGTTCGGCTCTCTTGATGGAAAATGAAGACCCTCTACAAGCCAGACCCTCATTCAGGAAGCCCCTGTATAGCATTGCGCATAAAATATCAGACCGACGAAGCGTACAAGCTGTGGACCAACACACGTCAGCTGAGGTTTCAGACAGACCTTGCCTCAACAGTCTCTTAGAGCAGCGAAACCTTACTGATGCTCACAAGAATTATTCTTCCACCCTGTCGGCCCATGTTGCTGAAGGTGACTCGACCCTCTACTCCTTAATCCACAAAATGTTTTTCACTCTCAACACTTTGAACTCCACCATGACCCAGCTGCACAGCAAAATTGACTTGCTGTCGTTAGAGGTGAGCAGAATTAAAAAGCACGTGAACCCTGGCGAATCGGTGGTGGAGTTCTTGCCGCCCGCAGAGTACCAGCTCAACAATGCTGAACTGAAGCAGGTCCTGGACCAGAGCTCCTCGCCCGGAGACTTTGCCTGTCGTTTACTCGTGCAGCTCTTTCCGGAGCTCTTCACTGAAGACGAGATCAGCAGGGTTTGCAACGTCTGCCGGACTGCATCTGAGAAGAAACTGGATACCCTTCACCTCCAGCTCATCAGAAACTACGTTGATGTCTGCTATCCGGCGGCCAGGAATGGGAACATCTGGCAGGTAGAATGCTTGCCGCAGATAAGTGACTTCTTCAACAGGTTTTGGgcgcagagggaaatggagaatagTCAGCAGAGTTCCACAGTAATCAACTTTTATCAGGCTGACCAAGCCTTGGAGCAGCCTCAGCCtaactgcttcatcaatgacaatGCAGAAGATGAAGGATTGTCCATGGATTCCTTCAGCAGCCTAAGCTCAGAGTTGGTTTTGGACCCTCAGGAAGTGAGTGAGTACCTGGAGGAAGCTTCGTCTGCTGGGGAGTTTGCCATTTTGCTGGTCCATCGATTTTTCCCTGAGCTATTTAACGCTAGAAGTTTGTCATCGCAGTTCAGCTGTTACGGGTCACCTGAAAAGCAGCCGCTCGACCCACAGAGGATGCAGGTTATCCGGAAGTACACAGAAATCTACTTTCCGGATGTGCAGGATGACAAGGTCTGGATGCAGCAGGTCATCCAGAAGCTGGATGAAGAACTGACGAGCGTCCACTCTGATGGGAGTGAGCCCGATGTGTACAGGAATGAGAGCCACTGCTCCTTCAGCGTCTCTCTGGTCGGAGGCAGCGAGAGCTTCGATTTTGATAAATCCTCACAGAAGCTGAAGAAAGTCTGGCTAAAGCCCGTCGACTTTAACAGCCTGGCGATATCCCCTCCAGACTTTGAAGTGCGTAGCCCGGAGCACATCCTTGACAAACACCAGCTGAAAAACATTTACGAGAGCAGCCTGTCCATGGGTAATTTTGCCTCCCGCTTGTTGGTGAGGCTCTTCCCTGAGCTCTTCACACTGGATAACCTGAGGAAGCAGTACAATTGCAGTGGCTCCCTCGGCAAGAAGCAGCTGGACCCAGTGCGGATTAAAATCATTCGGCACTATGTGCAGTTGCTGTACCCCAGCGCCAAGTGTGACAAGATATGGAACCAGGAGTTTGTACCGAAGCTGGATGAGAGGTGCCGGCGTCGAGACACCGAGCAAAGGCGCATTTACCAGCAACAAAGGAAGAAATCCATCATCTGTAGTGAAAGAGAGGAGCCAGTAGTTTCAGTAGTCCAGCCAGAGCAAGTCAGAACGGAAACAGTGCAGGCACCACCAGAGAGAACAGAACGCTACAACAGAAACTTTTGCAAAGTGTCACTCAGTGAACTGAACATCCCTGCTGTCGATTTCCCAGTATCAAATAAATATTTGCTCCCCACAAAAGATTTAAAGGAAATAGTGCAGGACAGTCTGTCAGTTGGGAACTTTGCTTCCCGACTTCTTGTCAGGATCTTTCCAGAGCTGTTTACCCCCGAAAATCTCAGACTGCAGTACAACCATTCAGGCGCGTGCAACAAGAGGCAGCTGGATCCAGTCCGCTTGAGGCTTATTCGGCACTACGTGGAAGCGGTTTACCCCCGGGCCAAGAGTGATCAAGTTTGGCAGCTGGAGTGCATACCGAGCATCGATGAGAGATGCAGGCGGCCGGACAGGAGCAAGTGCAAGATCATGAAGAAGTCCAAGAATAAGAAAAGTTGAACGTTCTCTCAGTAATCTTCAGAAGTATCAAATTGGGTTTTTAAGGAGCTTTACCACAAGATGGTGACTCATTTGCTAAGTTTACCACAGGCGCAGATAAGctagaaatattttttaaaacttcAAAAGAACCG encodes the following:
- the bend3 gene encoding BEN domain-containing protein 3, translated to MNFAEKNEEPGFRAPFRGLNPSVSKDEELRKGVPVSEVNVDVVKTEVIVKDDDDMGGFSPEGAGETRNVQDVAKQKQMQNGFGEVMTEHDNPIFFKRRRINCEDMLASFRGTNSVVSSQRFLEGVSKAKDASSALLMENEDPLQARPSFRKPLYSIAHKISDRRSVQAVDQHTSAEVSDRPCLNSLLEQRNLTDAHKNYSSTLSAHVAEGDSTLYSLIHKMFFTLNTLNSTMTQLHSKIDLLSLEVSRIKKHVNPGESVVEFLPPAEYQLNNAELKQVLDQSSSPGDFACRLLVQLFPELFTEDEISRVCNVCRTASEKKLDTLHLQLIRNYVDVCYPAARNGNIWQVECLPQISDFFNRFWAQREMENSQQSSTVINFYQADQALEQPQPNCFINDNAEDEGLSMDSFSSLSSELVLDPQEVSEYLEEASSAGEFAILLVHRFFPELFNARSLSSQFSCYGSPEKQPLDPQRMQVIRKYTEIYFPDVQDDKVWMQQVIQKLDEELTSVHSDGSEPDVYRNESHCSFSVSLVGGSESFDFDKSSQKLKKVWLKPVDFNSLAISPPDFEVRSPEHILDKHQLKNIYESSLSMGNFASRLLVRLFPELFTLDNLRKQYNCSGSLGKKQLDPVRIKIIRHYVQLLYPSAKCDKIWNQEFVPKLDERCRRRDTEQRRIYQQQRKKSIICSEREEPVVSVVQPEQVRTETVQAPPERTERYNRNFCKVSLSELNIPAVDFPVSNKYLLPTKDLKEIVQDSLSVGNFASRLLVRIFPELFTPENLRLQYNHSGACNKRQLDPVRLRLIRHYVEAVYPRAKSDQVWQLECIPSIDERCRRPDRSKCKIMKKSKNKKS